In Anabas testudineus chromosome 12, fAnaTes1.2, whole genome shotgun sequence, one genomic interval encodes:
- the LOC113158519 gene encoding mucin-2, protein MVSKEPNRLLTGQTNGKSTLADRLPGTMTVRSVLLNRDSPDIESRLKRRRNRTHQVRFKDLEDGSSSSGNSGTGENNSHQRPATDCDSPHPLCKQSSRSPQPWTDRDGPPTDTLPGQTSVVGAVRGDMASTIEVVAAFLARAPPHPLTPGPTRRCWVPPQTNSLTLPMTRRASTSTSTAIQTSPCLKKPQSLSSTHTRSNSLRDSVGVDGDDEHDSQDEYLMHNHVSLSGSKDQNGPPAPGDRTVVERRSKASRTDIKSAVSVVKNSRHSCPPSVLHNTEPCHCSSVSSRDGPKRQGSSTPSVVRRRKRLNRTTSDPGKEVHYCTIPTQTESRSPSPSSSNNRLCTTQVQTESPSPPQNSKYCTTQSQTESQHQSPPLSDKQCTTQIEIVNSCPALPPNAEQCTTQIQTDSPCHSTPSNPPCMTQTQMHSSCASPPPMISPNPAQIQSESPVSPTATHDTPSTQITTVPYCTSPLPSSAPTQTPEHCAKPLCLSPTISPPPPIALSIPCSTSACTVQHPIPYYTVVSPPTTPSTAVVCTSTSLIAPSVPSQSCTSPISNIVSSATLTCSTPTPNTTPSISACDIQTDKHPITSPNVTHQPPCNASNSTPPATLTPCTFVTQTALSCTSISYYTTTHPVGPYAPHSNSNSPSYTTLVQTVSHCNIPCQALQNTSTGIAPYTSPVPKIKSPPPLVKTYVSTLPNAQSSATPTKVVPLYSSTFRAAPPYTPPSQAPYSAQDKRGIRLPPPPPPPPPYTPRKKGNDPPGPTIRTPMLRADSKASEKDKDREKEKQEDIKCTDSPKVCERASSLKHRAQTPPVAVMKGEKQSSSSSSPAKACFKSSCLSSAQAQLGALHKMLCSGASTRPNTPNSQQPLPPNQQGCAGGRACSVSGEQPTAGPLTATQADTLRQVQEILGGLVSGARCKLDPSRVTEKLLSPNGPLHDIRSLQNQLHSLEGVLETSQNTIKVLLDVIQDLEKKEAERDGHSYRTGQDIENCGTCRDCACIIYSVEHDFRLQEGQVVRTWKVGDPPEGLPQPSTPQPTPVQQQDSPQPVRPPATTKKNRKKCFWFL, encoded by the exons ATGGTGAGCAAAGAGCCCAACCGCTTGCTCACAGGCCAAACCAACGGCAAGAGCACCTTGGCGGACAGGTTGCCTGGGACGATGACTGTGCGCTCAGTGCTGCTCAATCGTGACTCTCCAGATATTGAGAGTCGCCTCAAAAGGCGCCGCAACCGCACTCACCAGGTACGTTTTAAAGACCTGGAggatggcagcagcagtagtggCAACAGTGGAACAGGAGAAAACAATAGCCATCAGAGGCCTGCCACAGACTGTGACAGCCCACATCCTCtttgtaaacaaagcagcaggtcCCCCCAGCCATGGACTGACAGGGATGGACCACCAACCGACACTCTACCTGGCCAGACCTCTGTGGTGGGGGCCGTGCGTGGGGATATGGCAAGTACCATAGAGGTTGTGGCTGCTTTCTTAGCCAGGGCCCCTCCTCATCCACTGACGCCGGGTCCTACACGTAGATGCTGGGTACCACCGCAGACTAACTCCCTAACTTTGCCAATGACACGCCGGGCCAGTACAAGCACCAGCACCGCCATCCAGACATCCCCATGCCTGAAAAAGCCCCAGTCCCTCTCTTCCACCCACACACGTAGCAACAGTCTCAGGGACTCAGTTGGTGTGGATGGGGATGACGAACATGACTCTCAAGATGAGTACCTTATGCACAACCATGTGTCACTGTCTGGGTCGAAGGATCAAAATGGTCCTCCTGCGCCTGGGGATCGAACTGTGGTGGAAAGGAGGTCTAAAGCCTCCAGGACAGATATTAAATCAGCTGTTAGTGTGGTAAAAAACTCAAGGCACAGCTGCCCCCCCTCAGTCCTTCACAACACTGAGCCATGTCACTGTTCCTCTGTATCTAGCCGAGATGGCCCCAAGCGTCAGGGAAGCAGCACTCCCTCAGTGGTGAGGAGAAGAAAGCGGCTAAATAGGACAACAAGTGATCCTGGAAAGGAAGTGCACTACTGCACCATTCCCACTCAGACTGAAAGTCGCAGTCCATCCCCATCGTCTTCAAATAACAGGCTCTGTACCACTCAAGTTCAAACTGAAAGCCCTTCCCCACCTCAAAATTCAAAGTATTGCACCACTCAAAGTCAAACTGAGAGTCAACATCAGTCTCCACCTTTGAGTGACAAACAATGCACAACCCAAATTGAAATTGTCAACTCTTGTCCAGCCCTACCTCCAAATGCTGAACAATGCACCACTCAAATACAAACAGACTCTCCCTGTCACTCAACTCCAAGTAATCCACCTTGCATGACgcagacacaaatgcacagcTCCTGTGCTTCCCCACCTCCCATGATTTCACCTAATCCAGCACAAATTCAGTCTGAGAGTCCTGTCTCTCCAACTGCAACTCATGACACTCCCTCCACCCAAATAACTACTGTGCCTTACTGTACTTCTCCCCTACCTTCAAGTGCACCAACTCAGACCCCTGAACACTGCGCTAAGCCACTTTGTCTCTCTCCAACTATCAGCCCACCTCCGCCCATAGCACTGTCAATTCCTTGTTCCACTTCTGCATGTACTGTCCAACACCCTATCCCCTATTATACTGTTGTGTCACCACCAACAACACCTAGCACAGCTGTTGTCTGCACCAGTACTTCCTTAATTGCACCATCAGTTCCAAGTCAAAGCTGCACATCTCCTATCTCTAACATAGTATCATCAGCTACCTTAACCTGTTCCACCCCTACCCCAAATACTACTCCCAGTATATCTGCCTGTGACatccaaacagacaaacatccaATCACTTCCCCAAATGTAACACATCAACCACCATGCAATGCCTCAAATAGTACACCTCCTGCAACCCTAACACCCTGTACATTTGTAACTCAAACTGCTCTGTCTTGCACTTCTATATCATATTACACTACGACACATCCAGTTGGTCCCTATGCCCCTCATTCAAATTCTAATTCACCTTCTTACACGACTCTCGTACAAACTGTATCTCATTGCAACATCCCATGTCAAGCTCTGCAAAATACCTCCACAGGCATAGCCCCCTACACCTCACCCgttccaaaaataaaatctccaCCCCCACTTGTGAAAACGTATGTGTCCACTCTTCCGAATGCTCAGTCAAGTGCAACTCCAACTAAAGTTGTTCCTCTGTACTCTTCCACATTTCGTGCTGCACCACCATATACACCCCCCTCTCAGGCCCCCTACAGTGCTCAGGATAAGAGGGGCATTCGACTACCACCtcctcccccaccacctccaccctaCACACCTCGCAAAAAGGGAAATGACCCACCAGGTCCTACAATTCGAACACCCATGCTCAGGGCAGACAGTAAGGCCAGTGAGAAAGATAAAGACagggaaaaggagaaacaggaagataTAAAATGTACCGACTCACCCAAAGTCTGTGAGAGAGCCAGCTCTCTGAAGCATAGAGCTCAAACCCCCCCAGTTGCTGTGATGAAGGGAGAGAagcagtcctcctcctcctcctctcctgccaaGGCCTGTTTTAAGTCCAGCTGTCTCAGCTCAGCCCAGGCTCAGCTTGGGGCACTACACAAAATGCTCTGCTCAGGAGCCAGCACCAGGCCCAACACCCCAAATAGCCAACAGCCCCTCCCTCCAAACCAGCAGGGTTGTGCTGGTGGTAGGGCCTGCTCTGTTTCTGGGGAGCAACCTACAGCAGGTCCCCTGACTGCCACCCAGGCTGATACACTAAGACAAGTGCAGGAAATTCTGGGAGGGTTGGTGTCTGGGGCCAGGTGTAAATTGGACCCGTCCAGAGTGACAGAAAAGCTCCTGAGTCCCAATGGACCGCTGCATGACATTCGTAGCCTGCAGAACCAGCTCCACAGTTTGGAGGGGGTCCTGGAGACCAGTCAAAACACCATCAAGGTCCTGCTGGATGTCATTCAAGACCTAGAGaagaaggaagcagagagagatgg ACATTCATACAGAACCGGACAGGACATTGAGAACTGTGGGACCTGCAGGGACTGTGCCTGCATCATCTACAG